The following is a genomic window from Crossiella equi.
CATCGCCAACCAACAGCAGCTGCTGACCGCGCGCACCCAGACCACCGAGACCTTCACCGCGCTGCTGGCGGCGGTGGCCGCGCTGTCGCTGCTGGTGGGCGGCATCGGCATCACCAACATCATGCTGGTCACGGTGACCGAGCGGATCCGGGAGATCGGCATCCGCCGCGCGATCGGCGCGCCCCGGCGGGCGATCTCCGGGCAGTTCGTGGTCGAGGCGACCGCGCTGAGCATGGTCGGCGGCGGGCTGGGCGCGCTGATCGGCGTGCTGGCCGCGCAGTTCACCATCTCGGGCATCCAGCCGGAGGTGCGGCCCTCGGCGGTCGCGCTGGCCTTCGGCGTGTCCGTCCTCATCGGACTGTTCTTCGGCTCCTACCCGGCCGCGCGCGCCGCCCGGCTGCGCCCCATCGAAGCCCTGCGCCACGAATGACAACCGAGGAGAACCCCATGACCACGCCCGATCCGGAACAGGTGCTGGCCACCCCCGTTGACGAGAAGGACCTGGGCGCCCAGCTCACCGAGGCGGGCAAGGGCCCGTCCAGGCTCACCCTCGGCCTGGCCGCCGCCGCGCTGGCCGCGGTCGCCTTCGCCGGTGGCCTGTGGGCCTCGGCGGCCTTCGGTGGAGACACCGCGGTGGCCGGTCCCGGTGCCCGGGGCGGCGGTGCGGGCGGTTTCGGTGGCGGTGCCCGGCCCAGCGGCGCCCCGCAGGCCCCCGGCGGCGGTGGCGGGGCCCGGGGTGGCACGGTGGGCACCGTGGACCGCGTCGAGGGCGACACGCTCTACCTGAAGACCGCCAACGGCACCGAGGTCAGGGTCAAGATCAGCGCGGACACCCCGGTCAACCTGACCGAGCCGGGCAAGGTCGCCGACCTGAAGCCGGGGGACTCGGTGAGCGTGCAGGGCGAGCGGGCCCAGGACGGTTCGGTGACCGCCCGCCAGCTCACGGAGCAAGCACCTCCGCGCTGACCGCGGTGTAGGCCTCGGCGGGCTGCGGGTCGCCCAGCTCCGGCCCCTGCCCGCCGTCCACGCCGATCGAGGCCAGCCAGCGCAGCTTGGCCTGGCTGTCCACCCCGGCGGCCATCACCTTGTAGCCGACCTGGTGCGCCAGCTCGGTGAGGCTCTCCACGGTGCGCGCCACCGGCGAGCCCGGGTCGGGCGCCTCGCCGAGCCGGTCCAGCAGCACCCGGCTGAACCGCACCCCGCGCGCGGGCAGCTTGGGCAGGCGCACGAAGTCGGTGACGTCGCGGCCGAAGTCGTCCAGGCCGAGCGTGACGCCCATGTCGGCCAGCACCCGCAGGTTGTCCTGGGCGTCGCCCTCCTCGCGGGCCACCGAGCTGAGCGGGAACCGCAGGCGCAGCCGGTCCGGCGGCAGGCTCGCCTCGGCCAGCGCTTTCCGCACGTTGTCCACGAGGTCGGGGTCCTGCGACTGGTACGGGGTGAGCGTGGCCAGCACCACCGGCGGCACGCCCTGCTCGGGGTGCCAGTCCGCGGCGTCCAGGCAGGCCCGGCCGAGCACCCAGCGGCCCAGCGCCAGGATCAGGCCGGTGCGCTCGGCCAGCTCCACGCAGTGCTCGTGCGCCAGCGGTCCCAGCTCCGGGTGCTGCCACTCGACCAGCACCTCCACCGCCGCCAGGCCGCAGCCCTCCAGCCAGCGGATCGGCTGGTAGCGCAGGGCGAACTCGCCGCTCTCCACCGCGCCCGGCATGGACGCGGCCAGCTTGAACCGGCTGCGGTCCCCTGCCTCGCGGCAGGGGTCGAACAGGCCCCACTGGCCCTTGCCGCTGGCCTTGACCCGGTGCAGCGTCATGTCCGCCGCGCGCAGCAGCTCCGCCGCCGAGGTGCCCCTGGCCTCGCGCTGCACGATGCCGGTGCTGGCGGTGACCGCGACGCCGTAGCCCTCGAAGTAGGTGGGCTCGGCCAGCTCCTCGTTGATGCGCGCGGCCAGCTGCACCACGTCCGGGGCGTCCTCGATGAGGATGGCGAACTCGTCGCTGCCAAACCGGGCGACCATCGCGTTGTGCCCGGCCACCGCCGCCCGTAACCGGCCCGCGACGGTCTTGAGCAGGTCGTCGCCGATGTGGTGGCCCAGGCCGTCGTTGATGACGGTGAAGCTGTCCAGGTCGAGGTGGCAGAGCGTGACCACCTCACCGGGCTCGGCGCGGCCCAGCACGCTCTGCAGCCGAGAGTGCAGGTACTGGCGGTTGGGCAGGCCGGTGAGCTGGTCGTGCAGCGTCTGGTGGCTGAACCGGCCTTGCAGCAGGTGCAGGTTGGTGAGGTCCTCGACCATGGTGACGTGCCCGTTGGGCCGCCCGTCCGCGTCGTGCAGCAGCGAGACCGCGAGGTAGGCGAACACGCTGTCCGCCTCCTTGCTGACCAGGCGGCTGCGGCAGCGGAACCGGTCGACCTTCTCCTGCACCAGGTGCTCGTAGAGCACGACCAGGTCGGCGGTCTCCTCCGGGGCGAACAGGTCGTCGACGCTGAGGTAGTTCAGCTCCTCGGCCCCGTAGCCCAGCATCTCGGTGAAGGCCTGGTTGACCTCGACGAAGGCCCCGGACAGGTCGGTGATGGCGATGCCCAGCGCGGAGGAGGTGAACAGCTCGCGGAAGCGGCTCTCGCTGACCCGCAGCTCGCGTTCGGCGTCGCGCTTGGCGTTGAGCAGGGCCTTCTTGATCTCTTCCTGCTGGTTGAACGTGAGCTGCCGGACGCCCTCGGTGAACCCGGCGGCGAACTCGGCGATCAGCGCGGTGACCCGGGCCTCGTCGGTGTGACCCCGGCGCTGGCGCTGTTCGGCGCGGGCGCCCTCGGCCAGCAGCTCCATGCTGCGCCGCAGCGCCAGGCGGCCGGTGATGTTGGCCTGGACCAGCGCGGCCCCGGCCCGCGCGGCCGGCCGGGCGTCGAAGGGTTCGGCGGCGAGCACGTCGAAGAGCTCGTGCACGAGGTCGAGCAGCTGCTCGGCGAGCTGGTCCGGGGACAGCGGCACGTAGGCGGCCGTGTTGACCGCCCCCGCCCACTTCCGGGCCAGCTGCGTGCGACCCGCGACGCTCAATGCCACCTCAGTTGGCAATACTCATCCGAACCAGGCAATTACCTTGTGTAGCATATCGCGTTCGGTCACGCCGGGGTTACGTCGGCTCCGTGGGTCCCACCATCGAGTTCAGCCAACAGCAGGCCGCTGCGCGGCTTCGGCGTGAAGTACGTGCTCTTGCGGGGCATGCGCCGCCCGTTCGCGTGTACGGCGAGCACGTCCGCCAAGGGGACCGGGGCGATGAGCAGCTCGATGTCGCCGGGTTCGCGTGGCACCGGGCGGCGCCCACCGGGCACGGCGAGCACGCGCGGTCCGGCCGGGTCCAGGCCCAGGGCGCCCTGGATGAGCACCTGTTCGACCGCGCTGTGGTCGATGCGCGGCAATGGTTCGTCGGTCCCGGGCGGGGGCAGCCCGACCCGCAGCGCCCGCCCCTCCGCACGGGCCAGCACCGAACCCGGCTCGGGCGGGGAGGCGGGATCGGCCTCGGTCACGGTGAGTCCGTGCGCCCGCCAGGCCCGCCCGCAGTCGGCCAGGCCCAGGCCGGTACCGGCGAGCACGCGGTGGATCGGCCCCACACGCAGCAGCGGGCCCGCGGTGACCAGGGCGAGCAGCCCGCCCAGGCCCGCCGCCTCGGCCGCGGCCACCCGGTGGTTGCCGTCCGCGACCAGCAGCGGGTGCCGCCCGGCCAGGTGCAGCAGCTGGTCGCGGTGCGTGCCCGGACCCAGCAGCCACAGGCGGTGCCGGTTGCCCAGGACGTCCACAATGGACACCTCGGGCCCGCCGAGCCTGGCCACGGTGGCGCGCAGCGCTTCGGTCAGCTCCTCGCCGCCCTCCAGCGGGACGAGCAGCGCCGAGGAGGTGAGGCAGCCGAGCTCGGCCAGCACCCGCGCGCGCTCGGCCACGATGTCGGGGTAGACGTCCTCGGTGGGGCGCACGTGCCTGCCCTGGGTGGCGTCGACCGCGCCCGGGTCGGCCAGGCAGAGCAGGCCGAGCGTGCTGCCGTCGGGTCCGTCCACCTGGTACGGCGCGACCACGTCGGCCACCCGGCGGTAGGACTGGCGTTGCAGGCTGCGCAGGGCGTCCCGGGCGTCCGGCAGCACCTGGCTCAGGCCCTGGCGGCGGGCCAGGGCGTCGGGAGTGCGGTGCGGGTGCTGCACGGACAGCAGCGTCACCCGCCCCGGGGCCTGGGCCCGCAGGGCGGCCTTGACCTGGCGCGGGTCGGTGAACTCGTCGACGTCCGGACCCGGCACCGACTCCGTGACGACGTAGGCCGTCCCCAGTGCGCGCAGCATCCCACCAAAGTCCCACCTGAGCGGCGCGGTGGTCAATCAGACCCAGGTCCTCTTGTCACGACTGTCACAGTTGTTAGCGGGGAAGGTAATCTAGTCAGGTATGGCGGTTGTTTTCGGACAGCACCGAGGCTCGAGGGGAGCTGGCGCGGAGGAGAACCCGCAGCTCCCCGGTCTCGGCATGGCCACCGCCACCCTCGCCGAGCTGCGCGCGCGGCCCGGGCCCGGTCCGGGCCTGCACTCCCCGCAGCGCATGGACTTCCACCTGATCGCCCTGGTCACCTCGGGCACCGGCACGCACACCGTGGACTTCGTCCGGCACGACTGCCGTCCGGGCACGCTGCTGTGGGTACGGCCGGGCCAGGTGCAGCAGTTCGCCCGGGACTCCGACCTGGAGGCCAGCCTGGTCTTCTTCGCCCCGGCCTTCCCGCCCCGGCTGCGCGCCGCCGACCACCTGCTGGCGCGGCGCGGCGGTCCGGTGCGCTGGCAGCTGGCCGGACAGGACCTGGCCGCGATCACCGCGAACCTGGCGCAGCTGGGCGCGGACTACGCGCGCACCGCCCGCGGCGACTACCCCGCGTGGACCGAGCTGCTGCGCCACCTGCTGGCCACGCTGCTGCTGCGCATCGCCGCCCTGCCGCGCGGCGGGGACGGCGAGGCCGACGGGGGCAACGCCACGTTCACCCAGTTCCAGCGCGAGCTCGAGCGCTTCTTCGCCCAGACCCGCCAGGTCGAGGACTACGCGGACCGGCTCGGCTGCTCCAGCAAGACCCTGACCAGGGCCTGCCGGGCGGCCACCGGGCAGGCCGCCAAGCAGCTCATCGACGCCCGGGTGGCCCTGGAGGCCAAACGGCTGCTCGCCTACACCAACCTGCCGGTGGCCAACATCAGCAGGCGGCTCGGATTCAGCGAGCCCACCAACTTCGGCAAGTTCTTCCAGCGCGAAGCCGGGCAGTCACCGTCCGCATTCCGGTCGGGGCTGCTGCGTTAACACCCATTCCGTCAACTATGGCGGACGCATGTCCGAATTGTCGTACGCTATTACAGGTTGGCGGCGGGCAGGTACATCACCAGGAACCCGAGGAACAGGCCCGCGACGGCCCAGCGGCGGCGCACCCGGGCGCGGTTGAGGAAAGCCACCGCGGCCGCGACGAACAGCAGCGCGCCCGCGGCCAGCGCGACGGAGGCGGTGGTGAACAGGGGTGCGGGCCAGGGCTCGGTCACGCCCCACGGGGCGAGCGCGATGCGGGCGGACTTGTACAGCGGGAAGGCGAGGTTGCCGCCCGCCGCCGCCCAGGCCAGCAGGACCATCAGCGGGTCGGGCACCGCGAAGCGCCAGGGGCGCACGGTGGCCAGGATGAGCACGCCGGTGACCAAGCGCAGCACCGAGTCGATGAGCACCGTGGTCATCACGGTCTCCTCCATGTGGTCCCCCGCCAGCACGTGCGCGGAGATGTCCAGGAAGACCCACACGACGTACACGACGGTCCACGACGCGGCCACGTAGGCCGGCCAGACGGGCATCCAGCGGATCCGGACCGGCCGCGGGCGCCGGTCGAGAGTGCTGACCCCAGAGTTACCAACCCGCATATGTCAACGGTGGAGCCTAAGTCGCCGGAATGGAAGCACCCCGGGGCGGAGAGTATTCGAAGTGGCGGATCAAGGTCGGCACTTTACCAACGGCCGACACCGATTACCGGTTCGAATGTCAAGTACATCCGAAATCCGCCAGAAGAACCGCCTTCAGTCGGTCACGGTCCAGCTCATCGACCCCTACCAGCCGCTTTATCCGCTTCGTACGGTCCGTGCACCACCGGCTCCACAGAGCCATCAGTGGCCCATTCCGGTACTGGCGGGAGTCCTCTTTGCCCAGAAGAACTCGAACCACCTGGCTCGCCCGGGTGGCGGTGCTGGCCGCCGCGGCGGCCGCGATCGTGACGGTGACCACGCTGTACGCACAGTCACCGTCGGCGGATGAGTCCGGGCGCGCGCTGCCCGTGCCGCACGCGCCGGTGGCCCCCGGGGCCGGGCAGGGTGACCCGCTGCCACCCGCGCCCGAGCCCGCGGTGGCCGACTCCGTGCGCACCGCGCCGCCCGGCCGGGTGCTCGCGCACGGCAAGGGCCTGGTCGTGGACGAGGTCGCCGGACCGGACCGGGCGCAGCCGGTGCGCAGGCTGACGGTGTCCGGGGCGTTCGAGGTGCGGGCGCTGGACTACGAGGTGCTGCTGGACGGTGTGGTGCTCGGGCGCGGCCTGCTCGCCGAGGACCTGTCCTCGGCACGCGTGGCACTGCCCGGTGGGGCGGCGCTGAAGGCCGGGGCCGTGGTGAGCGTGCGCTACGGCGCCGAGGAGCCGGTGGTCGTCGGACCGCTGGCGCTGGGAGGTCCGCGATGAAGCGCTGGCTGTCCGCGTTCCTGCTGGCGCCGCTGGCCGCGACCGGCCTGCTGGCGCCCGCCGCCTCCGCCGCCGAGACGCCCGACCCGCTGGCGGCCGGTCCGCACCAGGTGGCCGAGGCGCCGTACAACCTGGGCGACACCGCCTTCACCCCGCCCGGCTTCGCCAAGCCGGTGGAACTGGCCGGGCACGTCTACCACCCGGCCGACCCGTCGAAGGGCCCGTACCCGCTGGTGGTCTTCCTGCACGGGCGGCACACCACGTGCATGTCGGCGCAGACCGGCGGCTCGGCCTTCCTCCAGTGGCCGTGCGCGGCGGGCCGCTTCCCGATCCCCAGCCACCGCGGTTACGACTACGCGGCGCGCGCCCTGGCCAGCCACGGCTACGCGGTGGTGTCGGTGAGCGCGAACGGCATCAACGCCGCGGACAACTCCGACGCCCAGTACGGCATGGTCGCGCGCGGGCACCTGGTGCTCAAGCACCTGGACCTGTGGCGCGACTGGAAGACCCAGGCGGGTGGCCCGGTCTCCACCGAGGTCGCGCGGTCCTTCGACACCACGCGCGTGGGCCTGATGGGCCACTCGCGGGGCGGCGAGGGCGTGGTGCGGGCGCTGGAGCTCAACGCGGCGCGCCCCGACCCGTACGGCATCAAGGCCCTGTTCCCCTTGGCGCCGACGGACTTCCACCGCCGCATCCCGCTGAACCTGCCGGTGGGCACCCTGATCCCCACCTGTGACGGCGACCTGTCGGACCTGCAGGGCGTGCACTACTACGACGACGCCCGCTACACCGACGCCAACAACACCGGAGCCCACTACATCGCGACGGTCCTGGGCGCCAACCACAACTACTTCAACACGGCCTGGTCCCCGAGCAGCGGCCTGGCCGGTGCGCTGGACGACTGGCGCTCCTCCAACACCAGCTCGCAGTGCCACCCGTCCCAGACCGCGACCCGCCTGTCGGAGGACGACCAGCGCAAGGCGGGACAGGCCTACCTGGGCAGCTTCTTCCGCCTGCACCTGGGCGGCGAGACGGCCTTCGGCCCGCTGTGGCAGGGCGCGGAACCGGCCCCGTCCTCGGTGGCCCCGGCCACGGTCCTGGCGAGCTACCACCCGCCGTCGGTGAACAACAAGCGCAAGGACATCAACCGTTTCGAGGCCGCGGACTCCCACCAGGTGAACCAGCTGGGCGGCAAGGTGATCCCGGGGGGCACGACGGCGCTGAAGCAGTGCGGCGGCACCCCGAGCACCACGGCGGCCAGCTGCCTGGCCACGGCCCAGACCAGCCGCCAGCGGGAGCCCCACCGGGGCTGGGGCACGCTGGGCGTGACCTCGCAGCAGGTGGTCTGGGGCAACGCGGCCGACACCCTGGCCAACGAGATCCCCCAGGAGCACCGCGACTTCCGCGGCTACGCGGCCCTGCAGTTCCGCGCGGGCCTGGACTTCACCGACACCGCGAACAACCCGGCGGGCCAGGCCCAGAACCTCCAGGTCGTGGTCCAGGACGGCACGGGCAGACGCCAGTCCATCCCGGTGGCCCAGTACACGAAGGGCCTGGACTACCCGCACGTGCCGCCGGGCACGGCCGACGTGATCCCGCACTTCCTGCTCAACCAGGTCCGGGTGCCGCTCTCGGCGTTCACCGACGTGGACCTCGGCAACGTCCAGCTGGTGTGGTTCGCCTTCAACTCCACCCCGAAGGGCGCGCTGGCGATCTCGGACCTGTCCCTGACCAGCTGAGGCTCCCCCACGGCACACCGCCGCCCCGGACACCGCTCCGGGGCGGCGGTGGTGTCCGGTCAGGGGAGGAGCAGGCCGTTCTTGCCCGCGCGGGCGTCCTCGAAGCGCTTGCCGACCTCGTTCCAGTCGATGATGTTCCACAGCGCGTTGATGTAGTCGGCCTTCACGTTGCGGTACTGCAGGTAGTACGCGTGCTCCCACACGTCGAAGACCACCAGCGGGGTGGTGGCGATCGAGAGGTTGGAGTGGTGGTCCTTGAGCTGCTGGGTGATCAGGCGCTGGCCGATCGGGTCCCAGGCCAGCACGCCCCAGCCGGAGCCCTGGATGGTGGTGGAGACCGCGTTGAGCTGGGCACGGAGCTTGTCGAAGGAGCCGAAGTCCTGGTCGATGGCCGCGGCCAGCTCGCCGGTGGGCTTGTCGCCGCCGTTGGGCGAGAGGATCTTCCACCAGACCACGTGCATGGCGTGTCCGGCCAGGTTGAAGGCCAGGGTGTGCTCCAGGCCCACGATGGAGCCGAAGTCGCCCTTGTCCCGGGCCTCCTCGAGCTTCTCGAGGGTGGTGTTGGTGCCCGCGACGTAGGCGGCGTGGTGCTTGCTGTGGTGCAGCTCGTTGATCTCGCCGGAGATCGCGGGCTCCAGCGCCGAGTAGTCGTAGTCCAGGTCGGGCAGCGTGTACAGGGCCATCTGAGTGTCTCTCCCTACGGGTCCGTCGCTTCGCCCTGAAGCCAACTACCTCGACCATGCTGGAGGTCAATGCGGTGTGACGTCGGTCATGATCGGCGTTTGGGGCCTATCCTCGACGGTGTGGACAGTCAGGGGCGGTTCGCCAACAAGGTCGCGCTGATCACCGGTGGTACCAGTGGCATCGGGCTGGCCACCGCCGAGCTGCTGCTGCACGAGGGGGCCCGGGTCGTGATCACCGGGCGCAGCCGGGAGCGGCTCGACTCGGCCGCCCGGCTGCTGGGCAGTCCGGAGCGGGTGCTGGCGGTGCGCGCCGACTCCGCCTCGCTGCCCGACCTGGACCTGCTCACCCGCCAGGTCCGGGACCGGTTCCGCGGCCTGGACGTGCTCTTCGCCAACGCGGGCACCGGCATCTTCAAGCGGACCGAGGAGTTCACCGAGGAGGACTTCGACGCCCTCGTCGACGTCAACTTCAAGGGCGTGTTCTTCACCATCCAGAAGTCGCTGCCGCTGTTCCGCAACGGCGGCGCCATCGTGATCAACTCCTCCGCCTCCGCGCACCGCGGCCGGGCCGTGACCAGCCTGTACTCGGCGACCAAGGCCGCCGTGCAGAACCTGGCGCGCACGCTCGCGGCCGACCTCGCCGAGCGCGGCATCCGGGTGAACTCGGTCAGCCCCGGCTACATCAGCACCGACTCGCTCAA
Proteins encoded in this region:
- a CDS encoding DUF5666 domain-containing protein translates to MTTPDPEQVLATPVDEKDLGAQLTEAGKGPSRLTLGLAAAALAAVAFAGGLWASAAFGGDTAVAGPGARGGGAGGFGGGARPSGAPQAPGGGGGARGGTVGTVDRVEGDTLYLKTANGTEVRVKISADTPVNLTEPGKVADLKPGDSVSVQGERAQDGSVTARQLTEQAPPR
- a CDS encoding putative bifunctional diguanylate cyclase/phosphodiesterase, which translates into the protein MSVAGRTQLARKWAGAVNTAAYVPLSPDQLAEQLLDLVHELFDVLAAEPFDARPAARAGAALVQANITGRLALRRSMELLAEGARAEQRQRRGHTDEARVTALIAEFAAGFTEGVRQLTFNQQEEIKKALLNAKRDAERELRVSESRFRELFTSSALGIAITDLSGAFVEVNQAFTEMLGYGAEELNYLSVDDLFAPEETADLVVLYEHLVQEKVDRFRCRSRLVSKEADSVFAYLAVSLLHDADGRPNGHVTMVEDLTNLHLLQGRFSHQTLHDQLTGLPNRQYLHSRLQSVLGRAEPGEVVTLCHLDLDSFTVINDGLGHHIGDDLLKTVAGRLRAAVAGHNAMVARFGSDEFAILIEDAPDVVQLAARINEELAEPTYFEGYGVAVTASTGIVQREARGTSAAELLRAADMTLHRVKASGKGQWGLFDPCREAGDRSRFKLAASMPGAVESGEFALRYQPIRWLEGCGLAAVEVLVEWQHPELGPLAHEHCVELAERTGLILALGRWVLGRACLDAADWHPEQGVPPVVLATLTPYQSQDPDLVDNVRKALAEASLPPDRLRLRFPLSSVAREEGDAQDNLRVLADMGVTLGLDDFGRDVTDFVRLPKLPARGVRFSRVLLDRLGEAPDPGSPVARTVESLTELAHQVGYKVMAAGVDSQAKLRWLASIGVDGGQGPELGDPQPAEAYTAVSAEVLAP
- a CDS encoding DUF1015 family protein, yielding MLRALGTAYVVTESVPGPDVDEFTDPRQVKAALRAQAPGRVTLLSVQHPHRTPDALARRQGLSQVLPDARDALRSLQRQSYRRVADVVAPYQVDGPDGSTLGLLCLADPGAVDATQGRHVRPTEDVYPDIVAERARVLAELGCLTSSALLVPLEGGEELTEALRATVARLGGPEVSIVDVLGNRHRLWLLGPGTHRDQLLHLAGRHPLLVADGNHRVAAAEAAGLGGLLALVTAGPLLRVGPIHRVLAGTGLGLADCGRAWRAHGLTVTEADPASPPEPGSVLARAEGRALRVGLPPPGTDEPLPRIDHSAVEQVLIQGALGLDPAGPRVLAVPGGRRPVPREPGDIELLIAPVPLADVLAVHANGRRMPRKSTYFTPKPRSGLLLAELDGGTHGADVTPA
- a CDS encoding helix-turn-helix domain-containing protein — protein: MATATLAELRARPGPGPGLHSPQRMDFHLIALVTSGTGTHTVDFVRHDCRPGTLLWVRPGQVQQFARDSDLEASLVFFAPAFPPRLRAADHLLARRGGPVRWQLAGQDLAAITANLAQLGADYARTARGDYPAWTELLRHLLATLLLRIAALPRGGDGEADGGNATFTQFQRELERFFAQTRQVEDYADRLGCSSKTLTRACRAATGQAAKQLIDARVALEAKRLLAYTNLPVANISRRLGFSEPTNFGKFFQREAGQSPSAFRSGLLR
- a CDS encoding alpha/beta hydrolase family protein, with product MKRWLSAFLLAPLAATGLLAPAASAAETPDPLAAGPHQVAEAPYNLGDTAFTPPGFAKPVELAGHVYHPADPSKGPYPLVVFLHGRHTTCMSAQTGGSAFLQWPCAAGRFPIPSHRGYDYAARALASHGYAVVSVSANGINAADNSDAQYGMVARGHLVLKHLDLWRDWKTQAGGPVSTEVARSFDTTRVGLMGHSRGGEGVVRALELNAARPDPYGIKALFPLAPTDFHRRIPLNLPVGTLIPTCDGDLSDLQGVHYYDDARYTDANNTGAHYIATVLGANHNYFNTAWSPSSGLAGALDDWRSSNTSSQCHPSQTATRLSEDDQRKAGQAYLGSFFRLHLGGETAFGPLWQGAEPAPSSVAPATVLASYHPPSVNNKRKDINRFEAADSHQVNQLGGKVIPGGTTALKQCGGTPSTTAASCLATAQTSRQREPHRGWGTLGVTSQQVVWGNAADTLANEIPQEHRDFRGYAALQFRAGLDFTDTANNPAGQAQNLQVVVQDGTGRRQSIPVAQYTKGLDYPHVPPGTADVIPHFLLNQVRVPLSAFTDVDLGNVQLVWFAFNSTPKGALAISDLSLTS
- a CDS encoding superoxide dismutase; translation: MALYTLPDLDYDYSALEPAISGEINELHHSKHHAAYVAGTNTTLEKLEEARDKGDFGSIVGLEHTLAFNLAGHAMHVVWWKILSPNGGDKPTGELAAAIDQDFGSFDKLRAQLNAVSTTIQGSGWGVLAWDPIGQRLITQQLKDHHSNLSIATTPLVVFDVWEHAYYLQYRNVKADYINALWNIIDWNEVGKRFEDARAGKNGLLLP
- a CDS encoding SDR family oxidoreductase; protein product: MDSQGRFANKVALITGGTSGIGLATAELLLHEGARVVITGRSRERLDSAARLLGSPERVLAVRADSASLPDLDLLTRQVRDRFRGLDVLFANAGTGIFKRTEEFTEEDFDALVDVNFKGVFFTIQKSLPLFRNGGAIVINSSASAHRGRAVTSLYSATKAAVQNLARTLAADLAERGIRVNSVSPGYISTDSLNVDLLGPAVAEAMRRESVQRRFGRAEEVAQAVAFLASAGASYVNGQDLLVDGAMVRSISG